The genomic region GTTAGAATTCTCATAGTTTAGTTAAAGATTAAATTGTTTAGTTCTAGTGTGAAACATGTAAATGGAAGAGGTCAAAAGATATATAAGAATTAAGAGTTAGTGTCTTTTATACAACTGAGACAATAGAAATAGAAAAGCAGTGTAAAATTATAATAACATTTAAATCAAATATACAAATAACTGAATAATAGTATTATTTCAATATCTATTCAACAAAGAAATGATTGCAAAAATGGAAAAAATcattatcaaaatgaacaataaaaaatgaatacttcaaaaaaaaaaataataacaagatCTACTATCCTATAATTTTTTTTAACGTTTCTTCTATTCTATGCACTAATATAAAGTTATAATTGACTCTATCCCTTTGCAACGAGAAAAACAGAAACTGTGTAAGCTTCTCATTATTCCTTCACTCGAGCCGAAACAAAAACAGAACCTTTGTCACCGCGACCAACACGTAAATCTTGATCCAAAAATGTGTTATCAACCCACCTGAAAAGGAACAGCATCTATAGTCAATATACATTTTATACAAAACCAATAGTTCAGCGaggaaaataattttaaaaaattatatacaatTTTTGACTTTTCTCTCTACAATCATAGATACGAAATTATACGGTTGTAAATAATAAATCTTAATAATGACTCAAGTCTTATTGATTCAATAAATACAGTTAGATTTTAAATATACCTACAAATAATTAGTTTCTGCACTATTAGTTTATTTTGATGGtatattttttattaatgtatTTTAATAACCATTCAAGTCTTAttgattcaataaatacaattAGATGTAAAATATACATACAAATAATTAGTTTGTGCAATATTAGTTTATTTTGAACGTGTATTTATTCTTAGAATAtatttttccctttctttcttcTCTATCATATTTTCTCAATGATCATTAGAAATTTGGAAACATCTTCAGGAATGCATACTCATATTGTCCTGGTTTGTTTTACAAATTAAATGCTTTCTTGAGAAAGAAAACCAAAGTGGTACTTAACTGAACCATTTAAAATCATATACTATTCCAGTTAAACATGAACCTGCAACATATCTAAAATTTCAGAAATCCATTTGTTGAAGATAATATTTCTGTTTTTAGTTTAATGTAGCATATACAATTGTATTAGAAGAAAATGAATTAAATGTCTCACCCCTTCGGATTTACCCAATCTAAAGGTATCACTGGAGATTGCCAATTGCCGATGCTAACGTAGAAGCTTTCAAATGTTACATCGATTCTCCTAGACTCCTTCCCAGGTGTAGATGACTTGACAGCCCTTCCCTTGATAACTAAACGTCCTACATTAAACATTTATTAGGCACAAACAAATCAATTCTAATTGATCATAGCCGTTGCTGTATCAATAGAGATCAATACTTTCTATTGCTCTCGTCAGAATTATCTCCCTCACCTTTTATGCCAAATAAGACAAAATCAGCAATATTTTGCACACTTTCTCCTTGTAAGTCAATAACCTGCACGGCCACATGTCATATGATAACTATTATTCTGATATAATATGGTTCCCTTGCTTTGTAACTAAGAAACATCATAAGGTTGTTTGGTCTGATGCATGTAATTGCTAAAACTTCAAAGATTTGTATCTTTCCTCTTGAAATCCTTTACTTTTGTGACAGTTAAACTTTTAGGTTACCGGCATAGCCTATTACTAATTTACATCAAATTACACTAAATCGAGATTTCAATGC from Cryptomeria japonica chromosome 3, Sugi_1.0, whole genome shotgun sequence harbors:
- the LOC131076199 gene encoding fibrillin protein 5 homolog isoform X1, translated to MLFIILHSNGTLLAFGYLQDAKAKKKQHILGLIEALEACNPTTNPIDSPFLSGFWSLLYTAPTDEEKVDKYAGTEEGPFLARLKPLSLGTVRQTASFQVIDLQGESVQNIADFVLFGIKGRLVIKGRAVKSSTPGKESRRIDVTFESFYVSIGNWQSPVIPLDWVNPKGWVDNTFLDQDLRVGRGDKGSVFVSARVKE
- the LOC131076199 gene encoding fibrillin protein 5 homolog isoform X2; this encodes MLFIILHSNGTLLAFGYLQDAKAKKKQHILGLIEALEACNPTTNPIDSPFLSGFWSLLYTAPTDEEKVDKYAGTEEGPFLARLKPLSLGTVRQTASFQVIDLQGESVQNIADFVLFGIKVIKGRAVKSSTPGKESRRIDVTFESFYVSIGNWQSPVIPLDWVNPKGWVDNTFLDQDLRVGRGDKGSVFVSARVKE